The following nucleotide sequence is from Pseudofrancisella aestuarii.
TTATCAAGCAAACAAGTATTGCTCAAAGAAAAGAGATAATTGAAAAATCTTTATTAAATAGTGCAATTATAGTTATAAAATCTGTTGATGAAGCAATTAATATAGCTAATGAGTATGCATCTGAGCACCTTATATTAAATATTAAAAATGCTGATGACTATGTAGAAAAAATTGAAAATGCTGGAGCGGTATTTGTTGGTCCTTGGGCGGCAGAAGCTTTAGGGGATTATGTTACTGGTTCAAATCATGTTTTACCAACTTATGGTTATGCAAAGGCGTATAGTGGTTTAGCAACCATAGATTTCATGAAGGCAATAAGTATTCAAAATGTGTCTAAAGAAGGTATAAAAAATATAGGTAAAATGGCAATGAGATTAGCTGATATAGAGGGTCTCAAAGCTCATGAAAATGCAATAGCTATTCGTTTGGAGAGTTTATAAAGTATGCAAAAACAAACCACAGAAAATCTTATTCGTAAAGATTTACAAAAATTTAGTGCTTATTCATCTGCACGCTCTTTAAAAGTGGATGGAGATATATGGTTAAATGCTAATGAATCTCCTTATAATGATGAGAATTTATATAATCGTTATCCTGAACCACAGCCGAAGAAACTGGTTCAAAAGTTGGCTAGTATATATGAAGTTAATGAAAGTGATTTGCTAGTTACTAGAGGCAGTGATGAAGGAATTGATCTTTTATTTAGACTCTATTGTGAATACCAAAAGGATTCTATTTTTGCAGTTGAGCCTACATTTGGAATGTATAAAATAGCAGCTCAATTACAAGGAGTAGAATATAAAACTATAAAGCTAAAAGAAGAAAATGATTTTGAGATTAATGTTTCTCAACTTCTAGATAATATCTCTAATGATTGTAAATTGCTTTTTTTATGTACTCCTAATAATCCTACTGGAAAATCTATACCGTTAGCGGATATTGAGTTTATTCTTAATAAACTAGCTGGTAAGTGTATAGTTGTAGTTGATGAGGCATATATTGAGTTTAGTTATGAGAAATCAGCGGCTTGTCTTATTAATAAATATGAAAATCTTGTAGTGCTGAGGACTTTATCTAAATCTTTCGGGATGGCAGGACTTAGATTAGGAGTTGTAATCACAAATTCTGATAGAATTCTCTGGTTAAGAAAAATACTAGCTCCATATCCAATTCCAAAAACTACAGAAAGTACTATATTAGGACTACTTGATGAAAAAAGTTTAGATAAGATAGCTCACCAAGTATCAGAAGTAAAAGTCCAAAGACAATATATATATGAGAAACTATCTGAGATGAAAATAGTTGATAAATTATGGTTATCAGATGCTAATTTTATTTTAGTAAGATTTAAAGAAGGAATCTTTAATAAATTAATAGATAATAAGATAGTTGTTCGCTCTATGGCACATTTTTTTAATGATGAAAGAATGTTAAGAATAAGCGTAGGAACAGTGTCTGAAAATAAGAAGTTAATAGAAGTATTAGAAAAGTTAAGTAATGAATATGAAACAAAGTAAATATTTATTTATAGATAGAGATGGAACTCTGATTGTTGAGCCACCTATTGATAAGCAAGTTGATAGTATAGAAAAACTGGAATTTTTTGAAGGGGTTTTTGAAGCATTAAAGAAACTGCAATCTGCTGGATTTAAGCTAGTGATGATTTCAAACCAAGATGGCTTAGGAACAGAATCTTTTCCAAAGGCTGATTTTGAGGCTCCTCATAATCTAATGCTTAAAATATTCAAATCTCAAGGAATTGAGTTTGATGATATATTAATCTGTCCACATTTTAGTCATGAAGATTGCAATTGTCGCAAGCCTAAAGTTGGTTTACTAATGGACTATTTAGTTG
It contains:
- the hisC gene encoding histidinol-phosphate transaminase, which produces MQKQTTENLIRKDLQKFSAYSSARSLKVDGDIWLNANESPYNDENLYNRYPEPQPKKLVQKLASIYEVNESDLLVTRGSDEGIDLLFRLYCEYQKDSIFAVEPTFGMYKIAAQLQGVEYKTIKLKEENDFEINVSQLLDNISNDCKLLFLCTPNNPTGKSIPLADIEFILNKLAGKCIVVVDEAYIEFSYEKSAACLINKYENLVVLRTLSKSFGMAGLRLGVVITNSDRILWLRKILAPYPIPKTTESTILGLLDEKSLDKIAHQVSEVKVQRQYIYEKLSEMKIVDKLWLSDANFILVRFKEGIFNKLIDNKIVVRSMAHFFNDERMLRISVGTVSENKKLIEVLEKLSNEYETK